One region of Drosophila subobscura isolate 14011-0131.10 chromosome J, UCBerk_Dsub_1.0, whole genome shotgun sequence genomic DNA includes:
- the LOC117893345 gene encoding odorant receptor 67c yields the protein MAKLNEPVTSSQEQAMDSARTFEDMMWVPVQFYRSIGEDIYAHRSKSPLRSLLLKIYLYAGFINFNLLVIGELVFFYNSIQDFETIRLAIAVAPCIGFSLVADFKQFAMVHYKATLIRLLDELEEMHPKTQAMQRAYRMPDFERTMKRVINIFTFLCLAYTTTFSFYPALKASVKFNFLGYETFDRNFGFLIWFPFDATSSNWVYWIVYWDIAHGAYLAGIAFLCADLLLIVVITQICMHFNYISMRLEEHPCEPHKDKENIEFLVWIIRYHDKCLTLCEHVNSLYNFSLLLNFLMASMQICFIAFQVTESTVEVIIIYCIFLMTSMVQVFLVCYYGDTLIATSLQVGDAAYNQKWFQCSKTYCQMLKMVIMRSQKPASIRPPTFPPISLVTYMKVISMSYQFFALLRTTYSAN from the exons ATGGCAAAGTTAAACGAACCAGTgaccagcagccaggagcaggcGATGGACTCGGCCCGCACCTTTGAGGACATGATGTGGGTGCCAGTGCAGTTCTATCGCAGCATTGGCGAGGACATCTACGCCCATCGATCGAAGAGTCCGTTGAggtcgctgctgctcaagATCTACCTCTACGCGGGCTTCATTAACTTCAATCTGCTGGTCATTGGGGAGTTGGTTTTCTTCTACAATTCCATACAGGACTTTGAGACCATTCGCCTGGCCATTGCAGTGGCTCCGTGCATTGGCTTCTCCCTGGTGGCCGACTTCAAGCAGTTTGCGATGGTTCACTACAAGGCAACGTTGATACGGCTGCTggacgagctggaggagatgcACCCAAAGACCCAGGCCATGCAGCGCGCCTACAGGATGCCCGACTTTGAGCGCACCATGAAGCGGGTGATCAACATCTTCACGTTCCTCTGTCTGGCCTACACCACCACCTTCTCGTTCTATCCGGCGCTCAAGGCCTCCGTGAAGTTCAATTTCCTCGGCTACGAGACCTTTGACCGTAACTTTGGCTTCCTCATTTGGTTCCCCTTCGATGCGACGAGCAGCAATTGGGTCTATTGGATCGTCTACTGGGACATTGCCCACGGGGCGTACCTCGCTGGCATTGCCTTCCTCTGTGCggatctgctgctgattgtggTCATCACTCAGATTTGCATGCACTTTAACTACATTTCCATGAGGCTGGAGGAGCACCCGTGTGAGCCGcacaaggacaaggagaacATTGAGTTTCTGGTGTGGATCATTCGCTATCACGACAAGTGCCTCAC ACTCTGCGAGCATGTCAACAGTTTGTACAacttttcgttgctgttgaACTTCCTGATGGCCTCCATGCAGATCTGCTTCATTGCCTTTCAGGTCACCGAGTCCACCGTGGAGGTGATTATCATTTACTGCATATTCCTGATGACTTCGATGGTGCaagtttttttggtttgctaCTATGGAGACACATTGATTGCAACG AGCCTACAAGTGGGCGATGCTGCGTACAATCAAAAGTGGTTTCAGTGCAGCAAAACCTACTGCCAAATGCTCAAGATGGTGATTATGCGTAGCCAGAAGCCAGCTTCGATTAGGCCACCAACATTTCCACCCATCTCATTGGTTACCTACATGAAG GTCATCAGCATGTCGTATCAGTTCTTTGCTTTGTTGAGGACCACCTACAGTGCTAATTGA